In one Ferrimicrobium acidiphilum DSM 19497 genomic region, the following are encoded:
- a CDS encoding M13 family metallopeptidase, translating to MNLNSGIPLNELSSEIRPQDDLFRHVNETWLAATPIPADKATYGTFVILAEEAERNTRVILEEARTAPVGTEMRKLGDLFTSFMDEEAIDRNGLQPIQPLLDEVGAITNLQEFLALLGRTQREGLASAFHLFVDSDPGDPSRYLVFLEQGGLSLPDERYYREERFQAIHGDLTAHIQRMLELAGRQDARAASQRIVALEDEVASHHWDNVACRDSVKTYNLTSFDDLLATVAKVSPGCALETWAEGLGAPSHALEEVVLRQPSFLEGLASLFTQDQLPAWKDWLTWRIIHASAPYLPAAFVEENFAFYSTKLTGAAQIRDRWKRGVGFVEGAMGEAIGHIYVDRHFNANAKQQMDTLVANLLAAYRERISNLEWMTPSTRERALDKLNKFRPKIGYPSSWKDYSTLSVDASNLWENIRHVSEWHFARELNKIGRPVDRDEWFMTPQTVNAYYNPGFNEIVFPAAILQYPFFDPDRDQAANYGAIGAVIGHEIGHGFDDEGSRYDGDGRLHDWWTAEDREAFESRTRSLIAQYDALVPRQSPGHTVNGSLTIGENIGDLGGLGIAWFAYQLSLGGQEPPVIDGLTGAQRFFYSWAIGWRDKRRDEEMLRRLATDPHSPNEFRCNQVVRNIDAFHDAFHTTASDPMWLPVQERVSIW from the coding sequence ATGAATCTAAACTCTGGCATCCCACTTAACGAACTCAGCTCGGAAATTCGTCCACAGGATGATCTCTTCCGCCACGTCAACGAGACATGGCTGGCAGCGACGCCGATTCCAGCAGACAAGGCAACCTATGGGACCTTTGTAATCCTCGCCGAAGAGGCAGAGCGAAACACTCGAGTGATCCTCGAAGAGGCTAGAACTGCACCAGTCGGAACCGAGATGCGCAAACTAGGTGATCTCTTCACTAGCTTCATGGATGAGGAGGCGATCGACCGCAACGGGCTGCAGCCTATCCAACCACTGCTGGATGAGGTTGGCGCGATCACGAACCTCCAGGAGTTTCTAGCGCTACTAGGACGAACCCAACGCGAGGGATTGGCAAGCGCCTTCCACCTCTTCGTGGATTCGGACCCTGGAGACCCTAGCCGTTATCTTGTCTTTCTTGAACAAGGGGGGCTTTCACTGCCAGATGAACGCTACTATCGCGAGGAGCGTTTTCAAGCCATCCATGGCGACCTAACGGCCCACATCCAACGGATGCTTGAGCTTGCTGGCCGTCAGGATGCCCGAGCGGCTTCACAGCGTATCGTCGCACTAGAGGACGAGGTCGCTAGTCACCATTGGGATAATGTGGCCTGTCGTGACTCTGTAAAGACCTACAACCTCACCAGCTTCGACGATCTGCTGGCGACAGTAGCAAAGGTCTCCCCGGGCTGTGCACTCGAGACTTGGGCCGAAGGGCTTGGCGCACCAAGCCATGCCCTCGAAGAGGTCGTCCTACGCCAACCCAGCTTCCTTGAAGGTCTAGCAAGCCTATTCACTCAAGACCAACTCCCGGCTTGGAAGGATTGGCTCACCTGGAGGATTATCCATGCCTCCGCCCCATACCTCCCAGCCGCCTTCGTAGAGGAGAACTTCGCCTTCTACAGCACCAAGCTCACAGGTGCCGCCCAGATCAGAGATCGGTGGAAGCGTGGGGTAGGATTTGTCGAAGGCGCAATGGGCGAGGCGATCGGGCACATCTACGTAGATCGCCACTTCAATGCCAATGCAAAGCAGCAGATGGACACACTCGTTGCTAACCTACTCGCGGCGTATCGCGAGCGAATTAGCAATCTCGAATGGATGACTCCGTCGACTAGAGAGCGTGCACTCGACAAGCTGAACAAGTTCCGTCCTAAGATCGGCTACCCATCAAGCTGGAAGGACTACTCTACTCTGTCCGTCGACGCCTCCAACCTATGGGAAAACATCCGCCACGTCTCTGAGTGGCACTTTGCCCGTGAACTCAACAAGATCGGGCGTCCTGTAGACCGCGACGAGTGGTTCATGACACCGCAAACCGTAAATGCGTACTATAACCCAGGCTTCAATGAGATAGTATTCCCAGCTGCCATCCTCCAATATCCGTTCTTTGATCCAGATCGCGACCAAGCCGCCAACTATGGCGCTATTGGAGCGGTGATCGGACACGAGATCGGACATGGCTTCGATGATGAAGGCTCTCGATACGATGGCGATGGCCGTCTCCACGACTGGTGGACTGCTGAGGATAGGGAGGCGTTCGAGTCAAGAACCCGTTCGTTAATCGCACAGTACGATGCGTTGGTACCGCGACAGTCACCTGGACACACCGTCAACGGCTCCTTGACAATCGGAGAGAATATAGGCGACCTCGGTGGACTTGGTATCGCCTGGTTCGCCTACCAGCTGTCACTCGGCGGCCAAGAGCCTCCGGTTATCGACGGTCTGACCGGGGCACAGAGATTCTTCTATTCATGGGCAATCGGGTGGCGTGACAAGCGTCGCGATGAAGAGATGCTCCGTCGTTTAGCTACCGACCCACATTCGCCTAATGAGTTCAGGTGTAATCAAGTGGTTCGCAATATCGATGCTTTCCATGACGCTTTTCATACGACAGCGTCGGATCCGATGTGGCTCCCCGTGCAAGAGCGCGTCAGCATCTGGTGA
- a CDS encoding HDOD domain-containing protein, whose product MDLVSAEDINQKIEVFEASHAVAGRLLTLVERDDIGAREVATLVSADPILVSRIMRMANSAFYGTGGRVRELHAGVAMLGFEAVKSLALASFVEGSGTVTPQDWDHSITSAVAAAEVARTIGADQQQAFSLALLHDIGEAVIASLDPSFHEVLDSRRSMPLTADAESEMLASERKRYGLHHAAIGADMLASWNFHPDLVQAVAQHHTPKGSLSRTHAALVDGDRIAHIIACGSTLAEIRDLPGILLPNYVGDTQLETVLTNVRARSASMIADLF is encoded by the coding sequence TTGGATCTAGTTTCAGCGGAAGATATCAATCAAAAGATTGAGGTCTTTGAAGCCTCGCATGCTGTGGCGGGAAGACTATTGACGCTTGTCGAGCGTGATGATATTGGAGCCCGCGAAGTAGCTACCCTGGTGAGTGCTGACCCGATTTTGGTGTCACGAATTATGCGGATGGCTAACTCCGCCTTCTACGGAACTGGCGGACGAGTGCGTGAGTTACACGCCGGCGTCGCGATGCTAGGGTTTGAAGCCGTTAAATCTTTGGCGCTCGCCTCCTTTGTTGAGGGTTCTGGAACAGTAACACCGCAGGATTGGGATCACTCGATAACCTCGGCGGTAGCTGCGGCGGAGGTGGCGCGAACAATTGGAGCCGATCAGCAGCAGGCATTTTCGCTCGCGCTCTTGCATGATATCGGAGAGGCGGTTATAGCAAGCCTAGATCCTTCCTTTCACGAGGTTTTGGATAGCCGTCGATCGATGCCATTGACTGCGGATGCCGAGTCGGAGATGTTAGCTTCGGAGCGGAAACGTTATGGACTTCATCACGCAGCTATTGGGGCGGACATGCTTGCCAGTTGGAACTTCCATCCTGATCTGGTGCAAGCAGTAGCCCAACACCATACACCGAAGGGATCACTGTCGCGAACCCACGCTGCGCTGGTGGATGGGGACCGAATCGCACACATCATCGCCTGCGGATCGACGCTAGCCGAGATTAGGGACTTGCCTGGCATCCTGCTGCCTAACTATGTAGGTGATACACAGCTAGAGACAGTATTGACTAATGTTAGGGCGCGCTCTGCATCGATGATCGCTGATCTGTTCTGA
- the coaE gene encoding dephospho-CoA kinase (Dephospho-CoA kinase (CoaE) performs the final step in coenzyme A biosynthesis.), with protein MAGRLGKTRVIAVTGTIGSGKSAVLGFFARAGIPTISADAVAREVVAPQSMGLAALVDVFGTDILSEDGSLDRGRLARLVFNDDVGRMRLNQVTHPLIRSRILEMLQEMSDSPVVVVEIPLLDDHTVADYGIDDVLVVRASTERVLQRLVEDRGMDPSDAVARMRVQVPDAVRDQLARWSVSNDGDLEDLERQVAGVIEEIKMH; from the coding sequence ATGGCGGGTCGTTTAGGTAAAACCCGAGTCATCGCGGTCACCGGAACTATTGGTTCTGGAAAGTCCGCGGTGCTCGGGTTTTTTGCAAGGGCCGGAATACCCACGATCAGTGCTGATGCCGTCGCTCGTGAAGTGGTGGCTCCGCAATCCATGGGCCTAGCGGCTCTGGTGGATGTGTTTGGTACTGATATCCTCTCCGAGGACGGTTCACTTGATCGTGGCAGACTCGCACGACTTGTATTTAACGATGATGTTGGTCGAATGCGGTTGAACCAAGTTACTCATCCGTTGATTCGATCTCGTATCCTCGAGATGTTGCAGGAGATGAGCGATAGTCCGGTTGTCGTAGTCGAGATTCCGCTTTTGGATGATCATACTGTCGCTGATTACGGTATTGATGATGTATTGGTTGTTCGGGCCTCAACGGAACGAGTACTGCAGCGCTTGGTCGAGGATCGTGGGATGGATCCAAGCGATGCAGTCGCCCGAATGAGGGTCCAAGTTCCCGACGCGGTGAGAGACCAACTTGCCCGTTGGAGCGTCAGTAACGATGGTGATCTCGAAGATCTAGAGAGGCAAGTAGCCGGAGTGATCGAAGAAATAAAGATGCACTAA
- the rpsA gene encoding 30S ribosomal protein S1 gives MSEADVAAGVEDDAAADTIVVDDLGETGLEDAIAKSVVDFDEGDVVIGTVVKVDKDEVLLDIGYKSEGVIPLRELSIRKDVAPSEVVNPGDKIEALVLQKEDKEGRLVLSKKRAQFEKAWKEIEAIKARDGVVRGEIIELVKGGLIVDIGLRGFLPASLVDLRRVRDLTPMIGQDIEAKIIELDRNRNNVVLSRRAFLEENQREQREEFLTSIRPGEVKKGVVSSIVHFGVFVDLGGMDGLVHVSELSWNHVDHPSSVVSVGDEVQVLVLEVDQDTERISLSLKATQRDPWQEFAAAHKVGELVYGRVTKLVPFGCFVQVAAGIEGLVHISEMALHHVDLPEQVVTVGEELWVKIIDLDPQRRRISLSIRQALEGGELAPEYRDAFAEYGYDEEGNFIGPAEGDEVAEGDTDTE, from the coding sequence ATGAGCGAAGCGGACGTGGCTGCAGGAGTCGAAGATGATGCGGCCGCAGATACCATTGTGGTAGACGATCTTGGCGAGACGGGTCTTGAAGACGCTATCGCCAAGAGTGTTGTTGACTTCGATGAAGGCGATGTCGTTATTGGCACCGTTGTAAAGGTCGACAAGGACGAGGTCCTTTTGGACATCGGGTACAAGTCAGAGGGGGTCATTCCGCTTCGCGAGCTTTCGATCCGCAAGGATGTCGCTCCAAGTGAAGTCGTCAACCCCGGAGACAAAATTGAAGCCTTAGTTCTCCAGAAGGAGGACAAAGAGGGTCGATTGGTGCTTTCCAAGAAGCGTGCTCAGTTTGAGAAGGCTTGGAAAGAGATCGAGGCCATCAAGGCCCGTGATGGGGTAGTTCGAGGCGAAATTATCGAACTTGTCAAGGGCGGCTTGATCGTCGACATCGGCCTCCGTGGCTTCCTCCCGGCGTCACTGGTTGATTTGAGGCGTGTCCGCGACCTTACTCCGATGATTGGTCAGGACATCGAGGCAAAGATTATCGAGCTTGACCGAAATCGTAACAACGTGGTCTTATCTAGGCGAGCATTTCTCGAAGAGAATCAGCGAGAGCAGCGTGAGGAGTTCTTGACCAGCATCCGACCCGGAGAGGTCAAGAAGGGTGTTGTCTCTTCGATAGTGCACTTCGGAGTCTTTGTCGATCTTGGTGGGATGGATGGCCTCGTGCATGTTTCGGAACTCTCTTGGAATCATGTCGATCACCCATCCTCTGTGGTTTCAGTGGGAGACGAGGTCCAGGTCCTTGTGCTCGAGGTTGATCAGGATACCGAGAGGATCTCGCTCTCTCTCAAGGCGACCCAAAGGGATCCTTGGCAGGAGTTTGCAGCAGCGCACAAGGTTGGCGAGCTTGTCTATGGTCGAGTCACGAAGCTTGTTCCGTTCGGTTGCTTTGTCCAAGTGGCAGCTGGCATAGAGGGCCTAGTTCACATCTCTGAGATGGCACTCCACCACGTCGACCTACCAGAACAGGTGGTCACGGTTGGCGAGGAGCTTTGGGTCAAGATAATCGACCTCGATCCTCAGCGTCGACGTATCAGTCTCTCTATCCGCCAGGCTCTAGAGGGTGGTGAACTCGCTCCTGAGTATCGTGACGCATTCGCCGAGTATGGGTATGACGAAGAGGGCAACTTTATCGGCCCAGCTGAAGGTGATGAGGTCGCTGAAGGCGACACCGATACCGAGTAG
- the polA gene encoding DNA polymerase I produces MATSSPGGRSEETVRLLAIDGYSLMFRGYYAIPDMHGPSGPTNALFGFFRMLISAIGQFQPHYVAVALDHPSATFRDELYADYKGGRAATPDELRFQLEAVRGLLDALGIPTIEVPGYEADDVIATLTRMATDQQVPTEVVTGDRDILQLVHDPMVRVHLTVQGVSNLATMDEEAIRQKYGVDPNQYCDFAVLRGDKSDNLPGVRGIGAKTAANLLERYGNLDGILAQLPALSPRQRAALEEAAADLPLFRKLAQLDREVPLGRNLGELMLSTDVDLSKAERLFVESFGLRTVFESLRALFDSSEAAVAKVSNKLSGSTQRVDSLRQALNSGSSFVAAAARFDGEAGRVPPSALGFGSEVGVGDSTIWISAQPNTLDAEDAELLGEVSLVGIGLKELVRSLHILSPSALAPKELIDLGVLAYVLDASERRSDLREVAQLLEVDWVHEASTDLFDVSSDETAISSELGVIPKLLELALTRIEEEGVGRLANEIELPLVKVLTRMEIAGVAVDLDVLETIGSALASEAASSLEEIHALTSPGFNPNSPKQLGTVLFDELGLPHGRKTKTGYSTDARVLESLREHPLVSLVLRFRELDKLRSTFYEGLRGEIAEDGRIHATFNQTVARTGRISSEHPNLQNIPVRSGEGRQFRRVFVAPPGSLLVAADYSQIELRILAHLSQDPGLIQVLSSTGDVHSLVAASIYHVDPLTVSYEQRSVAKMVAYGLSYGMEAYGLATRLSIPNEEAEAILSAFFDAYPGLMSYRQEVVRQARELGYTTTLLGRRRYLPELRSSNRALRQGAERQAMNAPTQGLAADIFKMALVALDRELEGTGAQLVLQIHDEVVVEVPAPKADAIAGVVRETMVNVIELAVPLLVNVGVGTNWAEARE; encoded by the coding sequence ATGGCAACCTCAAGCCCGGGAGGTCGTAGCGAAGAGACGGTACGACTCCTCGCCATCGACGGTTACTCGTTGATGTTTCGAGGCTATTACGCCATCCCTGATATGCATGGGCCAAGTGGTCCGACGAACGCACTTTTTGGCTTTTTCCGTATGCTTATCTCTGCCATCGGTCAGTTTCAACCGCATTATGTTGCGGTCGCGCTCGACCACCCTTCGGCGACCTTTCGTGATGAGCTTTATGCAGATTACAAAGGTGGACGCGCAGCCACTCCCGATGAGCTCCGATTTCAGCTAGAGGCTGTCCGTGGCTTGCTTGATGCTCTCGGTATCCCAACTATCGAAGTTCCTGGCTACGAGGCAGATGACGTGATCGCTACGCTAACGCGGATGGCAACAGACCAGCAAGTCCCCACCGAGGTCGTCACGGGCGATCGCGACATCCTACAGCTCGTGCATGACCCTATGGTCCGGGTGCATCTAACCGTGCAGGGGGTCTCGAATCTTGCCACCATGGACGAGGAGGCTATTCGTCAAAAGTATGGGGTGGATCCAAATCAGTACTGTGACTTTGCGGTCCTTCGCGGCGACAAGTCCGATAATCTGCCAGGAGTTCGCGGAATCGGGGCGAAGACAGCAGCGAACTTGTTGGAAAGATACGGCAATCTCGATGGAATCTTGGCTCAGCTCCCTGCGCTATCACCTCGTCAGCGCGCGGCATTGGAGGAGGCGGCGGCAGACCTCCCGCTATTTCGCAAACTTGCCCAACTTGACCGGGAGGTACCACTCGGTCGGAACCTTGGAGAGTTGATGTTATCGACTGACGTAGACCTCTCCAAGGCTGAGCGACTATTTGTTGAATCGTTCGGGTTGCGAACCGTCTTTGAGAGTTTGCGAGCTTTGTTCGACTCATCGGAGGCAGCTGTGGCGAAGGTCTCGAACAAGTTATCTGGCAGCACGCAGAGGGTCGACTCTTTGCGTCAAGCGCTCAATTCAGGCTCATCCTTCGTGGCAGCTGCGGCGCGCTTCGATGGTGAGGCAGGGAGGGTGCCGCCGTCAGCCCTGGGTTTTGGTTCTGAAGTAGGAGTGGGGGACTCAACCATCTGGATCAGCGCACAACCTAACACTCTAGATGCCGAAGATGCCGAGCTCCTCGGCGAGGTCTCGCTGGTTGGGATCGGACTCAAAGAGTTGGTACGCTCGCTGCATATCCTGAGTCCGTCGGCGTTGGCCCCTAAAGAGCTAATTGATCTCGGAGTCCTCGCATACGTCTTAGATGCCTCAGAGCGTCGATCCGACCTACGTGAGGTAGCCCAGTTGTTGGAGGTTGATTGGGTCCATGAGGCTTCAACTGACCTCTTTGACGTGAGTTCTGATGAAACCGCAATCAGTAGCGAGCTTGGCGTCATTCCGAAGTTGTTAGAACTTGCGCTTACTCGCATCGAAGAGGAGGGTGTAGGGCGGCTTGCCAATGAAATTGAGCTTCCACTGGTGAAGGTGCTGACGAGGATGGAGATCGCCGGTGTTGCTGTCGACCTTGATGTCCTAGAGACCATCGGTTCTGCTCTAGCGTCTGAGGCGGCTTCATCGCTTGAGGAGATTCACGCGTTGACCAGTCCAGGGTTCAACCCAAACTCGCCCAAGCAACTGGGAACGGTACTCTTCGATGAACTTGGTCTGCCTCATGGAAGAAAGACCAAAACTGGTTATTCAACCGATGCCCGCGTCTTAGAGAGTCTGCGGGAACACCCATTGGTGAGCCTTGTACTTCGTTTTCGTGAACTAGATAAGTTGCGGTCAACGTTCTACGAAGGGCTTCGAGGAGAGATTGCCGAGGACGGAAGGATACATGCAACCTTTAATCAGACGGTTGCGCGTACCGGTCGGATATCATCTGAACACCCCAACCTCCAAAACATTCCAGTACGTTCAGGTGAGGGACGGCAATTCCGCCGCGTGTTTGTCGCTCCGCCCGGCTCGCTATTAGTGGCGGCTGATTACTCTCAGATCGAGCTAAGAATTCTCGCTCACCTCAGTCAGGATCCGGGCCTGATCCAGGTCCTGAGTTCTACAGGCGATGTGCACTCCCTGGTCGCCGCATCGATCTACCACGTTGATCCTTTAACGGTGAGCTATGAACAACGGTCCGTCGCCAAAATGGTAGCCTATGGACTCTCTTATGGCATGGAGGCTTACGGACTAGCGACGCGCTTGAGCATCCCGAATGAAGAGGCCGAGGCTATCCTATCTGCGTTCTTTGATGCCTACCCGGGATTAATGAGCTATCGACAGGAGGTAGTTCGACAGGCGCGCGAACTGGGGTACACGACTACATTGCTTGGTCGCAGGCGGTATCTACCAGAACTGCGCTCTTCAAACCGTGCACTACGTCAGGGTGCTGAGCGCCAGGCCATGAATGCACCCACGCAGGGCCTTGCCGCTGATATCTTCAAGATGGCGCTTGTTGCGCTGGATCGTGAGCTCGAAGGCACAGGTGCACAGCTTGTGTTGCAGATTCACGATGAGGTAGTAGTAGAGGTTCCTGCTCCCAAAGCTGATGCCATCGCGGGTGTTGTTAGGGAGACCATGGTTAATGTGATTGAGCTAGCTGTTCCTTTATTGGTAAATGTTGGCGTGGGTACGAATTGGGCGGAGGCACGAGAATAA
- a CDS encoding ANTAR domain-containing response regulator translates to MAQRIIIAEDEAIIRRDLKEMLIAEGYDVVADLGRGDEALEAVRTMRPAAAVLDVKMPGMDGLSVAEAINAEQLCAVIILTAFSQRSLVEQAREAGVMAYLVKPFQAGDLVPAIELALARFDEKMLVEGELERIHDEHRKLEEKLETRVILDRAKARLMDEYQLSESDAFRFLQKTAMDTRGKVKDVAERVIDGNLKPGRS, encoded by the coding sequence ATGGCACAGCGAATCATCATTGCAGAGGATGAGGCAATCATTCGGAGAGATCTCAAGGAGATGCTCATCGCCGAAGGTTATGACGTCGTGGCTGATCTTGGGCGGGGAGACGAGGCGCTTGAGGCGGTCAGAACCATGCGCCCTGCGGCAGCAGTGCTGGATGTCAAGATGCCAGGGATGGATGGACTGAGCGTGGCTGAGGCTATCAACGCTGAGCAGCTTTGCGCCGTGATTATCCTCACCGCTTTCTCGCAGCGGTCGTTGGTTGAACAGGCGCGCGAAGCCGGGGTCATGGCCTATCTTGTTAAGCCCTTTCAGGCCGGTGACTTGGTGCCTGCCATCGAACTTGCTCTCGCTCGTTTCGACGAGAAGATGTTGGTTGAAGGCGAGTTAGAACGGATCCACGACGAGCACCGCAAACTCGAAGAGAAGTTAGAGACTCGAGTAATCCTAGATCGAGCAAAGGCTCGATTGATGGATGAGTATCAGCTCTCCGAGTCTGACGCCTTTCGCTTCCTACAAAAGACTGCGATGGACACGCGTGGCAAGGTGAAGGATGTAGCGGAGAGGGTGATCGATGGCAACCTCAAGCCCGGGAGGTCGTAG
- a CDS encoding MBL fold metallo-hydrolase, protein MIVGRSLWVAGTNTWIVSDDNQECVIIDCPPDPLAIVALVNHYNLTPKAIITTHGHVDHTGGARSVSQRYPESPVCRHPDDAHYLRDPLQSSGMLREALRETGLDLSEPELIQDLHDGDRFKGAGMEFYTIHTPGHTPGSICLQVSLSDGEVLFTGDHLFKGSVGRTDLPGGSTELLNQSMREKILPLRDDLQVFPGHGETTTIGIERRSNPYLINL, encoded by the coding sequence ATGATCGTCGGTCGCTCACTCTGGGTCGCAGGTACTAACACCTGGATCGTCTCCGACGATAACCAGGAGTGCGTCATCATTGATTGTCCGCCCGATCCACTCGCCATTGTGGCTCTAGTAAACCACTATAACCTCACGCCTAAGGCCATCATCACTACCCATGGCCATGTCGACCACACCGGTGGAGCACGCAGCGTCTCGCAACGCTATCCGGAGTCTCCTGTATGTCGGCATCCAGACGACGCCCACTACCTACGTGATCCCCTCCAGTCCAGCGGAATGCTTCGTGAGGCACTCAGGGAGACCGGTCTCGATCTTAGTGAACCTGAACTCATTCAGGATCTCCATGACGGCGACCGTTTTAAAGGTGCAGGTATGGAGTTTTACACCATCCACACCCCGGGTCACACCCCTGGTTCGATCTGCCTCCAGGTGTCGCTATCCGATGGCGAGGTACTGTTCACCGGCGACCATCTCTTCAAAGGCTCAGTCGGAAGAACCGACCTTCCCGGTGGCTCCACAGAGCTACTTAACCAGTCAATGAGGGAGAAGATCCTTCCACTTCGCGATGATCTGCAAGTGTTCCCGGGCCATGGCGAAACCACTACCATCGGGATCGAACGACGGTCAAATCCCTACCTTATCAATCTCTAG
- the fabD gene encoding ACP S-malonyltransferase codes for MIAFVFPGQGSQQPGMGAPWADHPSFELVEEASNVLRRDLTHMLTDADSEFLQITRNTQISTFLLSMVALDAVERLGVAPQVCAGHSLGEYAALVAAGGLAFDAGLRLVQERGEAMAIAAEAQPGAMVALLGADLDVARAMCDSIPGDLWVANHNSSTQIVLSGTYDTIAQVEARAKEFGVKRVTRLKVGGAFHSPYMEAARERLAKAITATKFYDLEVPVIANVDAREHVAAEEWPTLLANQLTHTVRWEETIQYLRELKPRLVLEVGPGGVLTNLMKRTAPELSVLSIATPADLEKLLAFVASEGPVDDWATSHQGERLYGTERLVVAPSSGVFRPEAANCVVGDPVFVGQLLGTIGETQIRSPFAGTLQGMIALPGERVTSGQPIAWLTMTDQSALEN; via the coding sequence ATGATTGCCTTTGTCTTTCCAGGACAAGGATCGCAGCAGCCAGGGATGGGAGCCCCCTGGGCTGATCATCCCTCTTTTGAGTTAGTCGAAGAAGCCAGCAATGTACTCCGTCGCGATCTAACCCACATGTTGACCGACGCTGACTCCGAGTTCCTCCAAATCACCCGTAACACACAGATATCTACCTTCTTACTCTCAATGGTTGCTCTTGATGCGGTGGAGCGTCTTGGCGTTGCCCCTCAAGTCTGTGCCGGACACTCCCTCGGCGAGTACGCCGCCCTAGTCGCGGCCGGTGGCCTTGCCTTTGATGCGGGGTTGCGTCTTGTGCAGGAGCGAGGCGAAGCCATGGCGATCGCCGCCGAAGCACAGCCGGGTGCAATGGTTGCGCTTCTTGGCGCCGATCTCGATGTTGCGCGAGCAATGTGCGATAGTATCCCCGGAGATCTTTGGGTAGCCAATCACAATTCGTCTACGCAGATTGTGCTGTCTGGCACCTACGACACCATTGCACAGGTGGAGGCACGAGCCAAGGAGTTCGGCGTGAAGCGGGTAACGCGGCTAAAGGTAGGGGGTGCATTCCACTCTCCTTACATGGAAGCAGCTCGTGAGCGACTTGCCAAGGCTATCACCGCCACCAAGTTCTATGATCTAGAGGTCCCAGTGATCGCGAATGTCGATGCGCGCGAACATGTGGCCGCCGAGGAATGGCCAACCCTACTCGCAAACCAACTCACGCACACCGTTCGCTGGGAAGAGACGATTCAGTACCTACGAGAACTTAAACCACGTCTAGTCCTAGAGGTCGGCCCCGGGGGTGTACTCACCAATCTCATGAAGCGTACGGCACCCGAGCTCTCGGTTCTATCGATCGCCACGCCCGCAGATCTCGAGAAGCTCCTAGCATTTGTGGCCTCGGAGGGCCCAGTTGATGATTGGGCGACCTCTCACCAGGGTGAACGCCTATATGGCACCGAACGCCTTGTAGTCGCACCATCTAGTGGTGTATTTCGACCGGAGGCAGCTAACTGTGTAGTTGGCGATCCAGTATTCGTTGGTCAGCTCCTCGGCACCATTGGTGAAACTCAAATCCGTTCGCCATTCGCAGGCACACTTCAGGGGATGATTGCACTACCTGGAGAGCGAGTGACCTCTGGACAACCTATCGCATGGCTCACCATGACTGATCAGTCGGCCCTTGAGAACTAG
- a CDS encoding beta-ketoacyl-ACP synthase III, with amino-acid sequence MGARITGFGAALPERIVTNADFEQYLDTSDEWIASRTGIRERRFGGTTTSLAVEAGRNAIASAGLAPADIDFVVLSTTTPDQTVPATSAEVTYQLGTSGAGMDINAACAGYVYALVTARGLIEMGFHRILVIGADTLSKITDQNDRSTAVLFADGAGAVVLEASDDDTFLGWDLGVDGSARPILYCDHGGYMYMEGQEVFKRAVRAMLDSAQRALKQAGVSGDDVALLVPHQANLRIIQAANDRLGIPMARTAIVLDKTGNTSSGSIPLALADAAAAGRLSRGDLVLFTGFGAGMTWASALVRWELS; translated from the coding sequence ATGGGAGCTCGTATAACTGGCTTTGGAGCCGCGTTACCGGAACGCATCGTTACCAATGCCGATTTTGAACAATATCTAGATACTTCGGATGAATGGATAGCCTCGCGCACAGGGATACGGGAACGCCGCTTTGGTGGCACCACTACCTCACTCGCGGTCGAGGCGGGTCGTAACGCAATCGCCTCAGCAGGTTTGGCACCAGCGGACATCGACTTCGTGGTCCTTTCCACCACGACTCCTGACCAGACTGTGCCTGCGACCTCAGCTGAGGTCACCTACCAGTTGGGAACGAGCGGTGCTGGTATGGATATCAACGCGGCCTGTGCGGGCTATGTTTACGCCCTCGTCACCGCCCGCGGGTTGATAGAGATGGGCTTTCACAGGATTCTTGTTATCGGAGCCGATACCCTATCTAAAATCACCGATCAAAATGACCGTTCTACCGCCGTCCTCTTTGCCGATGGCGCCGGCGCGGTCGTCCTCGAGGCGAGTGATGACGACACCTTTCTCGGCTGGGATCTTGGAGTAGATGGATCGGCACGGCCCATCCTCTACTGCGATCACGGTGGCTACATGTATATGGAGGGCCAAGAGGTCTTTAAGCGAGCAGTCAGAGCGATGCTTGACTCAGCCCAACGCGCACTGAAACAGGCTGGCGTCAGCGGTGATGATGTCGCCTTGCTCGTTCCCCATCAAGCAAACCTCCGTATTATCCAGGCTGCCAATGATCGCTTGGGCATCCCAATGGCGAGGACGGCCATCGTGCTCGACAAGACCGGCAATACCTCATCGGGTTCGATCCCTCTTGCGCTCGCTGATGCCGCCGCTGCTGGACGACTTTCACGAGGTGACCTGGTACTTTTCACTGGCTTTGGTGCCGGTATGACCTGGGCGAGCGCTCTCGTGCGCTGGGAACTGTCATGA